The following are encoded together in the Humulus lupulus chromosome 5, drHumLupu1.1, whole genome shotgun sequence genome:
- the LOC133778478 gene encoding uncharacterized protein LOC133778478, with protein sequence MLGSKAFSFSPAKNKIKQLYHLKDSWGTLATTTAKKPGKDVASEEGTVKEKSDHPIAVFSRPPPLPPVLGPLIVLSLMESWSSRDGNED encoded by the exons ATGTTGGGATCAAAAGCATTCTCATTCTCACCTGCAAAGAACAAGATCAAACAACTATACCATTTGAAAGATTCTTGGG GTACTTTGGCAACTACAACGGCAAAGAAACCAGGGAAAGATGTTGCTTCCGAAGAAGGAACAGTTAAAGAGAAGTCTGATCATCCTATTGCCGTTTTCAGCCGACCACCGCCACTCCCACCTGTTCTTGGACCCTTAATTGTACTGTCCTTAATGGAATCTTGGTCCAGTCGTGATGGCAATGAAGACTGA
- the LOC133780122 gene encoding uncharacterized protein LOC133780122, with protein sequence MKNEEIAGLLQALELNFKQHSDAQFQKFSSLLDQHVSKTEERLAQMPPPSSGESEGRASVDRENGRSGSKRSENVADNRELNSLLKTLRVKVPRFDGANVDDWVYKINKFFDLHKVDDDMRLAMVAFHLEGTPSTWFQWMEKGGAITDWSSFLRALQQRFGTSIYDDPLGRISKLTQSGRVSEYRAEFEALMPRITGVSDAMFLNFFIWGLKMDIRRELLLSKPVDLSDAMAKAQLYEDRNEDLGGRRRVDTPRTTWYSKPTTTTMITPTSPMGPYKPGTSQQPTQASSIAPLPIKKLSPAELKDRRDKGLCFTCDEKFSFGHKCKNRMLILCASEEDDTDTAMETTCNELEDNTEDEVSLNSLSNPLNPRIFIIMAQHGSEQLEVLIDTGSNNNFIQESLAAQLRLQWEETKRFKVYMGNGHFLLCSKLCRGVELMVQGHRFVVDLYVLPICGLDVVFGMQWLQTLGPCIHDHKALTMEFSWEGSVVKLAGSKDVEAHQLSFSQLHTLIREGDVRDCFRLCATITELNNDTEALTKVQAVLPREGTELLTEFQDVFTEPKHLPPHRNMDHRIFLQPGTLPINVRPYRYPYFQKDIIEQLIQEMKECGFIRASTSPYSSPVLLVKKKDGTWRFCVDYRALNDITIKDRFPIPTIDELLDELGQAQVFSKLDLRAGYHQIRMDPRDIHKTAFRTHEGHYEFVVMPFGLTNAPSTFQAAMNHVFRPFLRRFVTVFFDDILVYSRSCEEHVSHLRSVLQLLRSHNFYAKRSKCQFFRDTIEYLGHIVSFQGVRADPAKTDAMVNWPTPSTLKQLRGFLGLTGYYRCFVAQYATIAAPLTALLKKDNFHWSTEAAEAFTKLKIAMTTTPVLHLPDFSKTFVVETDASNVGIGGVLMQEGHPLAFFSKKLGPKFATASTYSKEMRAIVEAVTKWRQYLLGRHFIIRTDHRSLKELLTQVIQTPEQQQFLHKLMGYQFSIEYKMGKQNSAADALSR encoded by the coding sequence ATGAAGAACGAGGAGATCGCCGGACTGCTGCAAGCATTGGAGCTCAACTTTAAGCAGCATTCAGATGCTCAATTCCAGAAGTTTTCATCTCTGTTGGATCAGCATGTATCCAAGACTGAGGAGCGACTAGCTCAGATGCCACCTCCTAGCTCGGGAGAATCGGAGGGTCGTGCAAGTGTGGACCGGGAGAATGGCCGTTCGGGGAGCAAACGATCGGAGAATGTGGCTGACAATCGGGAACTGAATTCCTTACTCAAGACATTGCGGGTGAAGGTACCCAGGTTTGATGGAGCCAATGTAGATGACTGGGTGTACAAAATAAACAAGTTCTTTGACTTGCATAAGGTGGATGATGACATGCGACTGGCAATGGTGGCTTTTCACTTGGAGGGGACCCCATCAACATGGTTCCAATGGATGGAAAAAGGGGGTGCAATCACGGATTGGTCTTCTTTTCTACGAGCACTACAACAGCGTTTTGGGACATCTATCTATGATGACCCCTTGGGAAGGATCTCTAAACTGACTCAGTCGGGTCGAGTCTCGGAATATCGAGCAGAATTCGAAGCATTGATGCCAAGGATTACAGGTGTGTCGGACGCAATGTTTCTGAATTTTTTCATCTGGGGTTTGAAGATGGATATTAGGAGGGAATTACTACTGTCGAAACCTGTCGATTTAAGCGATGCAATGGCGAAGGCTCAATTATATGAAGACCGGAATGAGGATCTGGGTGGCCGACGTCGGGTGGACACACCACGGACTACGTGGTACAGTAAGCCCACGACTACAACAATGATTACCCCAACTAGTCCGATGGGGCCATATAAACCAGGTACCTCTCAGCAACCCACCCAAGCATCTAGCATCGCCCCACTGCCGATCAAGAAACTATCTCCAGCCGAGCTCAAAGACCGGAGGGATAAAGGTCTCTGTTTTACTTGTGACGAGAAGTTCAGTTTCGGACACAAATGTAAGAATCGAATGCTCATCTTATGTGCTTCAGAGGAAGATGATACTGATACTGCAATGGAGACCACGTGCAACGAGTTGGAGGATAATACAGAAGACGAGGTCAGCTTGAATTCTCTGTCAAACCCATTAAATCCAAGAATATTCATAATCATGGCACAACACGGGTCCGAGCAATTGGAGGTATTAATTGATACGGGTAGCAACAACAATTTTATCCAGGAATCGCTAGCGGCTCAACTACGATTGCAATGGGAGGAAACAAAACGTTTCAAAGTTTATATGGGCAATGGTCATTTTTTGTTGTGTTCAAAACTGTGCCGAGGAGTGGAATTAATGGTGCAGGGACATCGATTTGTGGTCGATTTATACGTGCTACCAATTTGCGGTTTGGATGTGGTGTTCGGGATGCAGTGGTTACAAACTCTAGGCCCTTGTATCCATGACCACAAGGCTCTTACTATGGAGTTTTCATGGGAAGGCAGTGTGGTTAAACTTGCTGGTTCAAAGGACGTGGAGGCGCACCAATTATCCTTTTCCCAGCTACATACATTGATCCGAGAAGGGGACGTTCGGGATTGTTTCAGACTCTGCGCGACTATAACAGAACTGAACAATGATACGGAAGCACTCACTAAAGTTCAAGCGGTCTTGCCGAGAGAAGGGACCGAGCTACTGACGGAGTTTCAAGATGTTTTCACCGAACCGAAACATCTTCCACCACACCGCAATATGGATCATAGGATCTTCTTACAGCCAGGGACGTTGCCTATTAATGTGAGACCATACAGATATCCTTATTTCCAAAAGGATATCATTGAGCAACTGATTCAAGAAATGAAGGAATGTGGGTTCATACGAGCTAGCACTAGTCCTTACTCATCACCAGTTCTATTGGTAAAGAAAAAGGATGGTACATGGAGATTTTGTGTGGATTATAGGGCTCTCAACGACATCACCATCAAGGATCGTTTTCCAATCCCGACAATAGACGAACTATTAGACGAGTTGGGCCAAGCTCAAGTATTCTCTAAGCTTGATCTTCGGGCCGGGTACCATCAAATCAGAATGGATCCGAGGGATATCCATAAGACCGCCTTCCGCACCCATGAAGGACATTACGAGTTTGTCGTCATGCCGTTTGGGCTTACAAACGCCCCATCAACTTTTCAGGCAGCAATGAACCATGTTTTCAGACCGTTTTTGCGGCGTTTCGTCACTGTGTTTttcgacgatattttggtataTAGCCGTTCTTGTGAGGAGCATGTGAGCCATTTGAGATCGGTGTTACAATTATTGCGGAGTCACAACTTTTATGCGAAGCGTAGCAAGTGCCAATTCTTCCGAGATACTATTGAATATTTGGGTCATATTGTCTCCTTCCAAGGAGTTCGGGCAGACCCAGCAAAAACAGATGCCATGGTGAATTGGCCGACTCCGAGCACGCTTAAACAGCTCCGTGGGTTCTTGGGTTTGACGGGATACTATCGCTGCTTCGTAGCTCAGTATGCCACCATCGCTGCCCCACTGACCGCACTCCTCAAGAAGGATAATTTTCACTGGTCAACCGAGGCAGCAGAGGCTTTTACGAAGTTAAAAATAGCTATGACGACCACACCAGTCCTTCATTTACCTGATTTCTCTAAGACTTTTGTGGTAGAAACTGATGCTTCTAATGTGGGTATTGGTGGTGTTTTGATGCAGGAGGGTCATCCATTAGCCTTTTTCAGTAAAAAACTGGGCCCAAAATTTGCTACAGCTTCCACATACAGTAAAGAGATGAGGGCGATAGTGGAGGCGGTCACTAAATGGCGTCAATATTTGTTGGGCAGGCACTTCATTATTCGGACAGACCATCGAAGCCTCAAAGAATTACTCACTCAAGTAATTCAAACTCCGGAGCAGCAGCAATTTTTACACAAGTTGATGGGCTACCAATTTTCTATTGAATATAAAATGGGGAAACAGAATTCCGCGGCGGATGCGCTCTCGCGGTAG
- the LOC133778477 gene encoding uncharacterized protein LOC133778477 — MATAANFSGRVAPWNTWGRKPSPKTGIKSLAVKTTCRLDGNRLRREQHSFPWQRNGESKLLNGHKFNPLMASRRSTNNDSNSNHDSPSDLIKDFYVCINEKNMRKLGDYISADCYLEECSFPNPIDGKEEVFRFFKRLMTSMGDNVKFNVQHVCQEDDQLIAAAKWHLEWKKSQIPFTRGCSFFECAEEGDKLRIIKARIVIESPLKPGGYVLSLLKVVTGTFDDFPRATEWFLKSPHVILSWVLKIYSISLGLFINPILKSYVHLWNLATYLQSYVFQFVLKILKLFLK; from the exons ATGGCCACTGCTGCAAATTTTTCAGGCAGAGTCGCCCCATGGAACACATGGGGCCGCAAACCAAGCCCAAAGACTGGCATCAAATCGTTAGCTgtcaaaacgacatgtcgtttggaTGGGAACAGATTGAGAAGAGAGCAGCATAGCTTTCCGTGGCAAAGAAATGGAGAAAGCAAACTGCTCAATGGCCACAAATTTAATCCTCTTATGGCTTCCAGGAGAAGTACTAACAACGATTCCAACTCAAATCATGATTCTCCATCAGACTTAATCAAGGATTTCTACGTATGCAtcaatgagaaaaatatgagaAAACTTGGGGATTACATCTCAGCTGACTGTTACTTAGAGGAGTGCTCTTTCCCCAATCCAATAGATGGCAAAGAG GAGGTTTTCCGATTTTTCAAACGGCTCATGACGAGTATGGGTGACAATGTTAAGTTCAATGTTCAACATGTATGTCAAGAAGATGATCAGCTTATTGCAGCTGCAAAATGGCACTTGG AATGGAAAAAGTCACAAATCCCCTTCACCAGAGGCTGCAGCTTCTTTGAATGTGCTGAAGAAGGAGACAAACTCAGAATAAT AAAAGCCCGAATAGTTATCGAGTCACCACTCAAACCAGGAGGTTATGTGCTA TCTTTGTTAAAGGTTGTAACTGGAACATTTGATGATTTCCCAAGAGCAACTGAAT GGTTCCTAAAGAGTCCACACGTTATACTAAGTTGGGTACTAAAGATTTACAGCATTTCGTTGGGACTTTTCATAAACCCAATTCTGAAAAGTTACGTACACCTCTGGAACTTGGCCACTTATCTACAAAGCTACGTTTTTCAATTTGTACTCAAAATTCTAAAGCTCTTCCTCAAGTAG